The sequence AGCACGACGGCCGAGCGTTGTACAGAGACGGGTTTCGTATCGGCTGGGCGTGTCCCCACTGCTCGGAGAGCGCTCTGCGTCACGACGAGGATACGGCGGTCGAAGCGTTCGGGGAGCACCTGTTTAGCCACGTGGAAGGACGCGTCAGGTCCGGGACCCACGTCGCTGCCGACCTCGCCGGCTCGGGGAACGTGCTGCTCGCTTCGCCGCCCAACAGCGCGGGAATGGAGAACGCACTGGTGCACTTCGCGGCACCGTGTGACGTCGTCTTGCTCGTGACGTCCGACGTCGCCGGCAGACTTCGACTGCTCGACCAGCGACTCACGTCGTGGCCGGATCGAACCATCGTGCTCACGACGAGCGATCAGCCACTCGCCGGCGTCGACGACGTCGACCTCTCGAGGGTTCCCCTCGAGATCGTCAAACTCGAGGGCGGGTTCAGTCTCCCTCGACTGGGTGAAACCATATCACGTATCATCGACGAGCACGACGGCCCCGACGTCCGGTTTTCGGTCTCGTTCGAAGTGCTCTCGGAGATCGTCGACGCGTTCGAACTCGAGACGGTGTTCCGATTTCTCCACCTGCTGACCAGACGGCTCGAGACCGCCGACGCGCTCGGTCACTTCTATTTCAGTCCGGACGTTCGATCCGGACCGACGCTGAACCTGCTCGGCGAACTGTTCGACCTGCAACTCGAGGCCGAGTCGGATCGCTTCGTCTCGACGGCGTGAGCCACCAAGCAGTATGCCGTTGTGTGGACGATACGCTGCTTACACGGCTGAGAGACCTATTATCAACCATACACTAAAACTAGTCTAGAACTAGACTAGGACTAGACTAGGACTAGTACTAGGTTGGGGGAAAAGAGAGACGAAGGTCACTCGGGACGAACTGCCAAACGTCATCGAGGACGAACCGTCGCCTCAGGAATCGTCAGCCGAGGTCTCCGCCTGTTCGTCCGGGCGCTCTGTCGCCCGCCGGAGCAGTCCAAGGAAGGTGTTCGCCTCTCGAGTCGTAA is a genomic window of Natrarchaeobaculum aegyptiacum containing:
- a CDS encoding DUF7504 family protein; translated protein: MEGRVRSGTHVAADLAGSGNVLLASPPNSAGMENALVHFAAPCDVVLLVTSDVAGRLRLLDQRLTSWPDRTIVLTTSDQPLAGVDDVDLSRVPLEIVKLEGGFSLPRLGETISRIIDEHDGPDVRFSVSFEVLSEIVDAFELETVFRFLHLLTRRLETADALGHFYFSPDVRSGPTLNLLGELFDLQLEAESDRFVSTA